Below is a window of Gossypium hirsutum isolate 1008001.06 chromosome A12, Gossypium_hirsutum_v2.1, whole genome shotgun sequence DNA.
CTAAGATTAACTTAGCCTCCATGGCgtcaacacatctcaacagtacttggtcctttcttcttttatacAAGATGTCTCTATCCAAAACGTAATCACATgctaatctccttaaagttaATTATCATTCTCATTTGACTGttctgggtatttacgatctctcacatatcgcaatatatcctgataccaagggttatcatcattttcttcttcctcaatgttacaacagcTAACTGGAGCCTcaaagatactcatctgaatgggtcTCATCTCTTCCTCTTTATTCACTCTAgtcattgaagccaaggttgctagagcatctgccatTTGGTTTTCATCTCGCgggatataattgaaagtgatgtcatcaaactcctcaagtaacctcAAGACTACCTtttgataattgatcaatttaggatcccttgtcTCTCATTCACCTCTAAgttggtaaattaccaatatcgagtctccatatacttccatGGTTCTTATTCCTCACTCTATAGCCGCtcggagtcccatgatgcatgcttcatacttggccatattgtttgtgcaatcaaaatccaacttgcatGTGAATGGATAATAATTGCTATTTGGGGATACCAGGActaccccaattccatttcctacTGCATTGGACGCCCCATCAAAGCTCAACTTCCAAGGATAATCCTCTGTAGTTGCTACACACATCAACTCTTCATTTAGGAAATCAAAATTCAGCGGCTCATAGTCCTCTAAagctctactagccagaaattcCGCTATCgcgcttccttttatagccttctggctcacatagactatgtcaaactctgaaagcaaaattttccaccttgccattctcccattcaaagctgttgactccatcatatacttcaaatgGTCTagttttgaaataagccaagtagtatgatatagcatgtactgtcttaaccttcgagtcgtccagattaaagcacaactcaatttctcaattggcgaatatctcatctcacactctgtaAATTTCTTACTAAGGTAGTATATCACCTTCTCCTTTCTTCCCGACTCGTCATGTTGACCAAgtacacatcccatagaattattAAACACTGACAAGTATAGAATTAACGGTTTATCTGGACTAGGTGGAGATAGTATTGGAGCGTTTAACAAATATTGCTTGACTTTATCAAAGGcgttctggcattcctcatcccaagtgccttggttgtgttttctaaagaggcgaaatatagggtcacatttcttagttaattgtgaaataaactgagcaatataattcaaccttccaagaaaacctcgaacttctttctgagtacgtggCAGAGGCAAATCTCgtatggctctaactttgtctgagtcaacttctattcctttttcactgaccacAAAGCCTAGTAATTTCCCCGACCTAGCTCCAAAGGTGCATTTTGCTGGATTAAGTTTTAACTGAAACTTGCTTAATCTCAAGAACAGTTTCCTTAAAACTTCAATATGTCCCTCCTCCGTTCGAGACTtggcaatcatgtcatcaacatatacttccatttccttgtgcatcatatcgtgaaataaggtcaccatagccctctgatatgttgcccctgcattcttcaacccaaaaggcattaccttATAACAAAAGGTACCCTACAatgttatgaaggtggttttgtcCATGTCCTCGGGacgcatctttatctgattgtaccctgagaaaccatccacgaaggagaacaacgaatatcccactgtattgtctaccaaagtgtctatgtgtggtagagggaaattatcttttaggctagctttgttcagatctctgtaatcaacacacattcgtaccttcccatccttcttaggaacTGGTACAATATTAGCCACCCATTCAGAGTACTTCACCTCTTGTAAGAAACCTGCATCGAACTGTTTCTTGACTTCGTCCTTTATTTTCAATACTatatctggcctcattcttcacaacttctgttggactagcttacaatcctgtcttattggaagacgatgcaccacaatatcgATATTTAACCTTGAcatatcttgataggaccatgcAAAGATATCTTTGAACTCACGTAGCAACTCAATCAGCCCTTGCCTTGTGTCTTTGGAAATATGTGTGCCAATTTTCACCTcattcccttcctctagggctacattctctactgcctctttctcatggggcatgatttgtttctcttCCTGTTTTACCATTGTCAAAAGATCTAAAGACACATCACAGTcctggacatcttcaaaatcttgagattcctctaaacacatgtcttgctcacgagagaaatcaggatttgtaatatcagtgctcatgtcattgatatctagagatctgtgaagtataaagaatatacaaagaatgaatgaatttaagaatgattatttatgtgctatgaatgaaagaataagaattgtcaaaattttaacggaatattggttgataaaaatgaaacaatactcgttgaattgataaaagttatgttttattaaaaagatAATAGATGATCATAAGTCTATTTCACAAATGTAATTctattactcctaggctctagagtaacaagaatgtttTGAGAATTACTCTGAAGAATTCCTAAAGACTATAGGAAGTTCCTCcgtagtccaattgttcagagagcttcccgattcgtaagggcgaatgcttTCTAGGTTTCTTTGCTTCGATCAATCGTCTTGTATAGGATTAACCTGATGACTTCCTTCTACGAGTAACCCTCTCGATATGAAGGTTTGGGATATTGGAGGGAATGTCATCGGctcccactccacttctcttcTATTAAGGCGTGCCCTTCTTCCCTCTTGGCGCTTCTCAATTTCCTTCCTCCTTTGCTTATAATCTGGTTTAAAACCTAGACCAAATCGATCTCTCTTCTCTTTAAGTTCTGGGATTTGAGTCCCTCCTTGTAGTTATTTCCCTAATCCTTTTCCTGGTAAGGCTCCCTTTCCCGCCATCATTTGTAGAGCCATCCTCATAGCTCTTGCTATTCTTGGCACCGGTAGCTCGCTCCCTTCCAAAATGAAAGTCGCATTCACAAATTCTAAAGAGCGAAAGGAGCACTCAATAGACTCTTCGTTCGTCTCGACATAAGGGGCCTTACTAGTGACTGCGGCTATAATGTCCTCCTctgcattgatggttattaaccgtCCATCGGTCACTAATTTAAATTTCTAGTGCAACGACGAGGGCACCACCCCcgctgagtgtatccatggcctgCCTAATAAGCAATTATaggaaggcttgatatccattaccaagaagtcTACTTCATACATGTTCGGCCCAATTTCCAAGGGAATGTCAATTCTTCCCATCACCTTCCTTTCTGTACCTtcgaaggctcttaccacattttgACATGTCTTCATGTGAGAATCGTCAATGGGTAATCTATTTAATGTAGACAACGGTAGAATATTCAAAGCCGATCCATTATCAACGAGCACGCTTGGGAGTGTGTACCCCTTGCATCGAGTGGTAATGTGCAAGGCCTTAGTTGACCCTCTGCCTCCcggtgggatttcatcatcattaaagtagATAAAATTATCCGCACTAATGTTGTTCACCAATCGGTCCAGCTTATTAacggatatgtcatgggtgacatatgtttaattaagcaccttcatcaatgcCTCCCTATACGCCTCAGAACTCAAAAGTAGAGCCAGTACTGATATGCGAGCCGGCTGCttacgcaactgctcgaccacgctatactcactatgcttaaggaactttagaaattccttagCCTCCTCCTCCTTTACTGGATCTTTGATGGGTACTTCGGTCTCTTTCTCCTTCTCAACCTCGACACCTTTTGTTTTTGTGGGCTCCACTCTGACGCCTCCTGTATTATAATGCTTCCCACTCCGCGTGTGGGAACCTTCAACCTGCACGTCTTTAGATGTGCTGGCTATATTTTCTTCTTCCGGCACTGTCACACTACAGTCATAACTCTATGGTACTctcttgctatccttgtaagggaaaaCAGTAGGCTTATGAATAATGACCTTGGGCACTGCTGGTGTCTCCTCTTCGTTATTCCCTAACAGAAAGATAATAATCATTGGCCGGCTGGTTCCTTTTTTTTCATCTTCCAGCACACTTATTTCTCTTTTATGAGAGCTACCTTCAAAAATTTGTAGCTCTTTATTGTCTATAAAGCCTTGCATCAAGGCTCTAAATTCTTCACAATTTTGGGTCTCATGACCCTCTTCtccatggaactcacagtagttccccattttttctctttctctcctAGAGGTTATCATCCCTCTCTTCATCTCCTCACCTCAGCAACGTTTTCCTTCATCCTTCTCTCACTAGCTTCGCCAATGGCATTCACTTCTTGATCGTCGTGATTTGGCAAAGTGTTTTCAGTATTTGGGGTactatcaaatttcacaacccccatcttgatCAACCTCTCCACGGCCTTCTTGAATCCAGTACAATTTTCAATTGAGTGCCCCGATATTCCAGCGTGGTACTCGCATCTagcgtttgcatcataccatttaggatatggaGGCTGTAATGGTTTCAAGTGGAAAGTAGCAAtagcatgtgcatcgtataagctttgataaagctcacgatacgtcacaaGGATAGGTGTGAATTGCATCCTCTCGTGCCTTGTGCACGATTCCTACCTTTGAGAACCCTATTGCCCAACCGCAGCTACtttgggttgaccaactgtgaCTGCCTTCGAGTTGAAGCTACTTGTGTTGTTTACCTCATTGTCTTTTCTCTTTGGGGCCGATCTTTTGGCCGCTTCCCCCTCAATTTTGCCACCTCTTATGGCGTTCTCAATTATCTCTCCCGCCATGACTATGTCCGCAAAACTTTTGGTagtgcttccaatcatgtgagtaaTGAATGGAGCCTTCAGAGTGTTAATGAACAACATGGTGATCTCCTTCTCCAACAatggtggttgaacttgcatggcaacctctctccatctttgagcatattgcctaaaattctcattaggctttttctccatgttttgtagcGTGATCCTATCCGGCGTCATGTTAGTCACATGACTGTACTGTTGCATAAAGGCTTGTGCAAGATCCCTCAATGAATTTATTCTGGcccggctcaattgattgtaccacctagCTGCTGCTCCCACTAAGCTATCTTGGAAACAATGAATCAACGattgatcattgttcacatatcCGGTCATCCTCCTACAGAACATCGTAATGTGGGCCTTTGggcaagtagtcccgttgtacttttcaaactccggtattttgaatttatggggaagcaccaagtctgggaccaaactcaagtcTTTGGCATCAACTCCATGATGCCTATCAGCACTCTCTAgagccttaaatttctcctctaaccatctacaacGTTCCTCCAACTGTTTTGCAGCTTCGGCTCTCAAATCTTCTTTTTCAGCCACGTCCAAGTCAAGAATGAGAGGATTGGTAGGGTTGTCACCCAAATTGAATCCTGAACCAGTTGGGTTATTCATGTGGATCCCAGCATCAACCGGTCCATGTTGAGGCCTTATAGTGACAAACGGCCTCCTAGGAAGTGCCTCAGTTTGTGTAGGCCCGTAGGGTagagtaaagcctggaggatgaTCCTCTTCCTTCTCACCAGTGATTGCCATAGAGGCTTTTCTCTTATCAGTGGCCCTCAGCAACTGAGCCAACTCAATCATCATATTCCTCCGAGCCTCtagcatttgctccctcatgtcaTTTTGCATCTTGGCCAATTGCTCTTGTAATTGGTCCTGCATGTCCTTTTGTAGTTGTTCAAACCTTTGATCCATATTCCTAGATTTTGCACGAGTTCCGTACTGATGCGTGGTTTCCAGAGTTTCTTTTCTACTTCTGtggtaattttaactaattagggtctttctataactttgaacGCAAATGATGCGATGAAATGCTATGAGATGTAAATGTATGAATGCCAAAAGGacatcgattctgattcaatctcatttagaaaactttatttagaaaaagaatatctttacatataagaggattacaaatacgctttcgccctaatgcccaaagttttaactctatctaataaaagggatAACTCTCATCCTATATCCGACGATGACTCATACATCAAACTTAATACATCAGCTCGTATTGCCAAGTCTTGCACGTGTTCAGCGACCTCTCGAATCTGGGCTACGACTTCTCCAATAACGTGATCCCTTTCTCTGACCTGTCCTCTAGACTGATGAAGCTCTCCCTTCAAATAATCTTCTCGTACCTCAAGCTGCTCAATTAGGAGCTTACTATCCTGCAATGCTGATTCCAACTCCTAAACTTtgccttttaatttctttacctcAACCGTAGAATCACGACTTCGATGCAGATGAAGGGATCGCCCGAGCTCAGTTACTTTAGTCTTTAaaccttgattttctttttctaagtTCAAATTCCGCGattgcatctcttggaacttcttctcccaatattCAGCTTTAGATTTTTCCTCTTGAACCTCTTTCTGCCCCTGATCTGAAAACCTTCCTAGTCCTGCTCTCTTCAAAGTTATTTGTGCCCTTTTATAGTGCTCCTATAAATCTCTCGGTCCTCCTCgatcttccttttttctttcctctctttctcgacCTCCATCTTTTGAACGTTAATGTCTAGGCTCAAATACAACTTTTCTTCTTCGAGCTTTGCTATCCTCTTATCGAACCCCAAGTTCTTTCACTCAaactcttgcttcataatttctaactctgagggtgtcacttgcaaatattcctctattggtcgagctcctgccacacttggcttagggatgttatcattaatccttctacCTCTCCACCGACGTACTTCGAAGTCGTAGCAGGGCTAATAAATACTCCCTTTAATTGGCAAGTCTTGTTCCAAGCACTAGAGATCTCACTGACCTTCCTCTTGTAGCCGGCTCCTTTATACATGAACTCACTCTGAACCAAACCGTAAGTTGCCAGTatgaactgtctcaatccatgtTGCCTCAGCACAAAcaaaggggcataaccaatggcaccaCAAATTCCCAAcagagggacccaatcaaaattGCCGCATCGGTAAAGAATTTCACCAGGAATCATCCATGGAGCCCTCCACTCTACGTCCTTTGACTGCAGATCCAGAAGTAGCGCTATCCAATTTTTTTCAGGAACATCAACTTTCCTAGTTGAAGCTACTATGTCCTTCAACGGGGAGTAATCCTCAAAGAAGACCCGATAAACCACCCTATCAATCAATCGgaagtgactgtagaaccaagctaaaagtaactgagcacaaccGACAAACCTGCCCGCACTGGCCCTCCTACATGCATTCAAGGACCTGAATGTCTCCGCCAAAATCGCAGGATCAGGAGTGACCCATTTGCTTAGTCGATGGTAGAGATCCGTGGTTGCCTCGTCCACATATCCCAAGGCCCTGGGGAAAACCATCAATCCGTATAAGCTTAAGGCAAAAAGGTCTACCCTCTTCGCCTCGTCTGGATGTGTCTAGATCAGATCTTTCAAAGCTCCCCACAGAATACACTTACTCTCACCCTTTCCCTTAATTCTAGCCATGATCCACTGGTCGCTCATCCCCGTAATGGTCATCAGCTTCTTACCAAAGgttgggacacaagcagctcgagaataAATCCTATCACACTGAAATCTAGGGCACCGAAGTAAGGCTgtgtactcctccacagtaggcactaAATCTACCTCTCCAAAGGTAAAACAACTGTATgctgggttccaaaactgagcgagAGCTCGAAACAAGTGCTCATCAACCTGAATATCAAACAAATAGGCCAAATCTCTATAATTACCGTAGAATGATTGCTTGGTCTCATTGCCCCACAGATCCCAAATTGCCTTAAGCTCCGGCAGATTATTCTGTGTGATACTGATACGAGTGTAGTCTGACAGCTCCAACATATATCCCACAGTTATGCTATCCCCTTTTCCTAGCTGAGTTTGCTTCGACCATCTATGGACGTTAgcgttgccctccactctatcaagaagtccgttttccataataaaatttcctaacttagaaaccgaccgtgaatcgataccttttagATGTAATATGACATgcaacaaaacaaagaaaaaaattgtcaGTATCATATGATAAATAATGTCGagaccattttcaaatcgagttttggaaaatgggaatcgattttaaaaaacaaaaacgggagtcgccaccaatctttttaggtgtgattggatcacctttaaaatattttgttttaaaatcattagttttggtccacgaaataaaagaatgggttcgggagtcagttacgtacgaggaaggattagcaccctcgtaacgcccaaaaattggtacctaattgattatcaaatgtctttaatgtcggaaatttaaaaaattttaagatgtaatcctctttaaaatactttgattttgaaaatttgggttcactcgtatcaaaacattgacactaagttaaccTTTTGGAAATCTCTATCTCGAAATGACAAATtgccacatccaataagttaggacacaacgctttgaaattccaagacagttgctcgtattttgaaaatctttaaaacttagaagggtacttgactattcgaactcaacgagaaaagttgcaacccaataagttagggcactacttttctcgaagctttcAAATACTaagcattgccttttttatttttataaaacttttaaatattgttttaaatgaaCTTTCAGAGAGACAATTCTATATTACGAAACATAGATATTCAAATAGCGTATATTACAAAGTATTATAACACTTTATATAAATGCAATCACTATATAGAgggtaaaatagaataataaaaataatcatgctaAGCAAATAGGAATATACCCAAAAGAAAGCATAATAAATGCActaattatatacaatatatatcataaataaaacattaaataatataaaaacatggtaaatattaatgtgtaaaatatgtatgagtaaaAATAGATGACATGCATAGCAAATGGATAAATAGAatctacataaaatataaaatatacaatccaataatttaatgtacacatgaatggattaataaatgaaatgatgcatataatacaatatataaatgtacatatataaaaatatgcatttgaaagtaaattataaaagtctaagatattacataacatatgaaatacaaaacataacaataatacattaattctaaagtaaaaacaaatattgtataataataaaaaaacattagttttaaaagtatatgtataatataaacaattgataaatagaatgagcatataaaaaatgtgatatttaataataaatttaaaatataatatataataaaaatatatttataagaataataattatataaaaatataaaatataatggtttagaaaaataatgtataaaatatcaaatatgtaaaataatttatatttataatgaaatgattatataatatatatatatacatgcatagaaaatatatatttgaaaataaactatataaaaaggttaagtattatgatatataaaatacataatcaaatgtataaaagataggaaaaaaatatacatatttgaaaaataaagaaattaaaataaaaaagggttgagaaactaagatagacgaagaataaaataagaacaaaccacaagGAGTAAGAACGCAaaagggagagaaatttgagtgaatgctctcaagaattcttattgcttcccaaaactcaagtgatttacaatgaagggagaggcctctatttatagttgaacctcctcaaattcaacggtacagatcaattacatcaacggttaagattaaaaggtatctacaaattaaatctctaagattacaaaatcatatcttctaagattgcatatcatatctaagattgcaaattgtatcatatctaagattgcatatcatatctaagattgcaatcatatctaagattgtatcatatctaagattgcatatcattgaagattatatttcgatataagtcaagcttgtagatggaccttaaatcttttcaagtaatgggccattctgatcgggccaaattatatttgtaattctggactgaacttggacttcatttttttttgggtttattatatttttgtttttggacttatttttgggcccgggca
It encodes the following:
- the LOC121211356 gene encoding uncharacterized protein encodes the protein MGNYCEFHGEEGHETQNCEEFRALMQGFIDNKELQIFEGSSHKREISVLEDEKKGTSRPMIIIFLLGNNEEETPAVPKVIIHKPTVFPYKDSKRLRKQPARISVLALLLSSEAYREALMKLDRLVNNISADNFIYFNDDEIPPGGRGSTKALHITTRCKGYTLPSVLVDNGSALNILPLSTLNRLPIDDSHMKTCQNVVRAFEGTERKVMGRIDIPLEIGPNMYEVDFLVMDIKPSYNCLLGRPWIHSAGVVPSSLH